From the genome of Leptospira licerasiae serovar Varillal str. VAR 010, one region includes:
- a CDS encoding SH3 domain-containing protein yields the protein MKSFLTILCLTFISFSFAYAEPCKKFQEYTIIPTDESSKNRSFSEFKKELDKALGSKDSKFLNKIIDPEIKFSFGADSGKKGFWKEWGLDKNPEKSEIWAALQNTLRFGIVQSDPEQFTSPTIYSKFPENLDAFEYSWISGKNVNIRESADINSKVIDNLSYQIVKLDTEDAIESKSCVWKKVCLASGKSGYVCDTYLRSSVDYRAFFSFKKDQWKLTIFVAGD from the coding sequence ATGAAATCTTTTTTAACGATCCTTTGTTTGACCTTTATCTCCTTCTCTTTCGCCTACGCGGAACCTTGTAAAAAATTCCAAGAATATACTATTATTCCTACGGACGAATCCTCTAAGAACAGAAGTTTTTCGGAATTCAAAAAGGAGTTAGATAAGGCATTAGGATCTAAGGATTCCAAATTTTTAAATAAGATAATAGATCCGGAGATTAAATTCAGCTTTGGCGCTGATTCTGGCAAAAAAGGTTTTTGGAAAGAATGGGGATTGGATAAAAATCCGGAAAAGTCGGAAATCTGGGCCGCTCTCCAAAACACATTACGTTTTGGGATTGTTCAATCAGATCCCGAGCAGTTTACTTCCCCCACGATATATTCTAAGTTTCCTGAAAATCTGGATGCATTTGAATATTCTTGGATCAGTGGAAAGAACGTAAATATCAGAGAAAGTGCAGATATAAATTCTAAGGTGATCGATAATCTAAGTTATCAAATTGTGAAATTGGATACTGAAGATGCGATCGAGTCTAAATCCTGTGTTTGGAAGAAGGTATGTCTAGCTTCCGGAAAAAGCGGTTACGTATGTGATACATACTTAAGAAGCTCCGTGGATTATAGAGCGTTCTTCTCCTTCAAAAAGGATCAGTGGAAACTGACTATCTTCGTTGCAGGCGACTGA
- a CDS encoding TetR/AcrR family transcriptional regulator, whose protein sequence is MKRIEQSNRVRAKILEVSRKLFVSEGYEKATIRRIIEEAEITTGSLYHFFKNKEEILLAIAGEVFNEAGETAERLVGEMDPPLVFAMEVGLQFYLCQKKLTIAETYLAAYKTQGVTDMIGNRGSHRSKILFEKYNPQFDEQEYLIRTLAFRGVFQSLLEEMVHSGKIDRLRMMATVIQLGLTTFGVPKEEMEIALQKTFRLLKERASEIEALSEGLLEIFVNGR, encoded by the coding sequence ATGAAGAGAATAGAGCAGTCCAATCGAGTTCGGGCTAAAATTTTAGAAGTATCCCGAAAACTTTTCGTAAGCGAAGGATATGAAAAGGCGACCATACGTAGGATCATCGAGGAAGCAGAGATCACTACAGGAAGTCTATATCATTTTTTCAAGAATAAGGAAGAGATACTTCTCGCAATAGCAGGAGAAGTATTCAACGAGGCGGGCGAAACCGCCGAACGTCTAGTAGGCGAAATGGATCCTCCTTTGGTTTTTGCAATGGAGGTAGGGTTACAGTTCTATCTTTGCCAGAAAAAACTTACCATTGCGGAAACATACTTGGCAGCTTATAAGACCCAAGGTGTGACCGATATGATAGGAAACCGAGGTTCTCATAGAAGCAAGATCCTATTCGAAAAATATAATCCTCAGTTCGACGAACAAGAATATCTGATCCGTACTTTGGCCTTCAGAGGAGTATTCCAAAGCCTTTTGGAAGAAATGGTGCATTCCGGAAAAATAGACAGGCTTAGAATGATGGCAACTGTGATCCAATTGGGGCTGACCACATTCGGAGTTCCTAAAGAAGAAATGGAAATCGCATTACAAAAAACATTCCGACTTCTGAAAGAAAGAGCTTCCGAGATCGAAGCATTGTCGGAAGGACTTCTGGAAATTTTCGTAAACGGACGATAA
- a CDS encoding xylulokinase — protein MKSKVYVLAYDIGTTGTKTCLFEIGDRLTLVHSASQEYGLTLLEGGGVEQDPDDWWNSMRDTTAQVVKETKLDPAEIRGISFCSQMQGLVLVDKDLKPVRPAMSYMDQRAREQMKKGIEHGIKIEGLNAYKLLRSLQITGAVAGSVKDPLWKYKWVEAKEAEKFARVHKWLDVKDYLTTRCTGRATMTLDSAFATFLYDSRPGKTRWHKGLCKMFGVRPEHLPDLIESTDLIGGLTETAAKELGLKEGTAVFGGGGDATLIGIGAGSVKEGDTHIYAGTSGWVSTVTKKRTVDINARIASIVGARAGYYNYFGEQETSGKCLQWVKDHLALDEIDVYLEKKNVTEGEDAVHESLFAFLFESIKDTPAGSDGVIFTPWLHGNRCPFEDPAARGMFFNIGLDTGKRKLIRSVIEGISFHKRWILELSHAKVPASSTIRFVGGVARSPIICQILADITGRTIETIDHPQNAGATGAAAIAALGLGKIHSFGEIKNLIPSKQRWNPNPANKLVYDRNFSVFKKLYEANKAHYAILNTNK, from the coding sequence ATGAAATCAAAAGTCTATGTTTTGGCTTACGATATAGGAACTACCGGGACCAAAACTTGCCTATTTGAAATAGGTGACAGGCTTACTCTCGTACATTCTGCATCCCAAGAATATGGACTTACACTTTTAGAAGGTGGGGGAGTGGAACAGGATCCCGACGATTGGTGGAATTCAATGAGAGATACCACTGCTCAAGTCGTAAAGGAGACCAAACTAGATCCAGCAGAAATCCGTGGGATCTCATTCTGTTCTCAAATGCAAGGTCTCGTTCTCGTAGATAAAGATCTAAAACCGGTACGTCCTGCAATGAGCTATATGGACCAACGAGCTCGTGAACAAATGAAGAAGGGAATAGAACACGGGATCAAAATAGAAGGATTGAATGCGTATAAACTTCTTCGTTCTTTGCAGATTACTGGAGCGGTTGCAGGAAGTGTAAAAGATCCATTATGGAAATATAAATGGGTCGAGGCAAAAGAGGCGGAAAAATTCGCAAGAGTTCACAAGTGGTTGGATGTGAAAGACTATCTAACCACTAGATGCACTGGCAGAGCAACCATGACTTTGGATTCCGCATTTGCTACTTTCTTATATGATTCACGTCCGGGTAAAACTCGCTGGCATAAAGGGCTATGTAAAATGTTCGGAGTTCGTCCGGAACATCTTCCTGATCTAATAGAGTCCACAGATTTGATCGGTGGTCTGACTGAAACTGCCGCAAAAGAGCTGGGACTAAAGGAAGGAACCGCGGTTTTCGGAGGAGGCGGAGATGCAACCCTGATCGGGATCGGAGCTGGCTCGGTGAAAGAAGGGGACACTCACATATATGCGGGGACTTCCGGTTGGGTCTCAACCGTAACTAAAAAAAGAACAGTGGATATCAATGCAAGGATTGCGTCTATCGTAGGTGCAAGAGCAGGTTATTATAATTATTTCGGAGAACAGGAAACTTCCGGCAAATGTCTGCAATGGGTAAAAGACCATCTCGCCTTGGACGAGATAGATGTTTATTTAGAAAAAAAGAATGTAACAGAAGGAGAGGACGCGGTCCACGAAAGCCTCTTTGCATTCTTATTCGAATCCATTAAAGATACCCCAGCGGGAAGTGACGGAGTCATTTTTACTCCTTGGCTGCACGGGAACCGCTGTCCTTTCGAAGATCCTGCAGCAAGAGGAATGTTCTTCAATATCGGTCTGGATACCGGAAAAAGAAAACTCATCCGCTCCGTGATCGAAGGTATATCCTTTCATAAACGTTGGATCTTGGAATTATCTCACGCAAAAGTTCCAGCTTCTTCTACGATCCGATTTGTGGGTGGAGTTGCACGTTCTCCTATCATTTGCCAAATCTTAGCGGATATTACCGGTAGAACGATAGAAACTATAGATCATCCCCAAAATGCGGGAGCGACCGGAGCAGCTGCGATAGCTGCATTAGGATTAGGTAAAATTCATTCTTTCGGAGAGATCAAAAATCTAATACCGAGCAAACAAAGATGGAATCCGAATCCCGCGAATAAATTAGTATACGATCGGAATTTTTCCGTATTCAAAAAATTATACGAGGCTAACAAGGCGCATTACGCAATTTTAAATACAAATAAATAA